A stretch of the Coffea arabica cultivar ET-39 unplaced genomic scaffold, Coffea Arabica ET-39 HiFi ptg000030l, whole genome shotgun sequence genome encodes the following:
- the LOC113735882 gene encoding uncharacterized protein, whose amino-acid sequence MENPNGNGHAANGNGHVNGHAPPLRPIFYQVQGGGARGQYSPDTRVPRCDCRLTFSYPNTLVLAIDDERRQLVNSNLALIQDVDELGAMVTHLQNRVTELTGRVLEERARAEADREELQRARDSVARMRDMVRERAFGILADATMLVDEVMDEASEVAPSMDPRGRGQRRSRGRGRGRRAEPLRDQGGDRASEVNQNRGPEGRGGDQMATAINRITEVLERLTDRQGPGPVHQQPGGQLDAEDRALERFLKFGPPKFQGGPEPEIAEGWWERISDIFATLDYTETRKVTFASFQFEGAARSWWNLIKDKWDRDRTPSTWANFTREFNAKFLPPLVQEKREDDFIKCKQGAMSVAEYETNFTKLARYAPDLIATEQRRIRRFVQELNVEIQEGLATAQINTYSDAVEKAQRFETARAQSRSFFARKRNAPSGSRDPISTSAPPPKMGRGTGVVNNPSASRGALARGAGARGPGARGSGVRGGQSGRGPPRSAPQGVQVSTPQITCGYCGKANHTANECWRKDGKCLKCGSAEHQIANCPRISENGGSQGGATSSRQTASGGSRPKVPARVYALDSQPTPDPSEVVEGTLPIFHRLAKVLIDPGATHSFVNPAFMCGIDVKPVRLPYDLEVRTPTGNKSMLTSLVYKECEFWVGERKMLVDLVSLDLKGYDVIIGMDFLSSHHAKLDCRSKVVEFCIPGEATLKLDIRGRLASSALISGIRARKMLHKGAQGFLAFLINAPNDQVKLEDVPIVRDFPDVFPEELTSLPPEREIEFKIDLVPGVAPISKTPYRMAPAELKELKLQLQDLLERGFIKESDSPWGAPVLFRIFKKYLDQIVVVFIDDILVYSKTRDDHAKHLEIVLQVLREHKLYAKFSKCEFWLDEISFLGHRISKNGIAVDPTKVEAVTLWKQPENPTEIRSFLGLAGYYRRFIKDFSKIAGPMTELTKKNHKFIWSPKCEASFQELKRRLTTAPVLALPEGVDGYVVYSDASKEGLGCVLMQKGKVVAYASRKLKPHEMNYPTHDLELAAVIFALKKWRHYLYGVTFEVFTDHKSLKYLFSQKELNLRQRRWVEFLEDYDCSINYHPGKANVVADALSRRTQVAGLMVREWDMLEEASGWNPRLEKLKILFGNLSLKSPLLERIKEAQGKDPVVQGYLEKVRKGETLDFKLGPEGILRFRDRIVVPSEESLKREILEESHRSKYTIHPGVNKMYQDVKGLYWWDGLKRDVAKFVQTCLVCQQVKAEHQKPSGLLQPLEIPEWKWEHITMDFVTGLPRSQRGHDAVWVIVDRLTKSAHFLPVNMSYSLEKLAKLYTEEIMRLHGIPVSIVSDRDPRFVSRFWQKFQETLGTKLKLSTAYHPQTDGQSERTIQTLEDMLRSCILDFGGSWSQYMTLAEFAYNNSYQASIQMAPYEALYGRRCRSPIHWDEVGEKKVLDPTAIPWIEEAYEKVKLVKERLQTAQSRQKSYADHRRKDLEFEVGDKVFLRVKPMKGGVISKKGKKLKPRYIGPFEVLKRVGKVAYQLDLPSSMSRIHNVFHVSMLKKYHPDPSHVILLDDVEVDESLTYEKRPVKILDREIKELRNKKIALIKILWRNHDVEEATWEVEKDMKDQYPELFA is encoded by the exons atggagaACCCTAATGGAAACGGACATGCTGCTAATGGTAACGGGCACGTGAATGGTCACGCGCCACCTCTTAGGCCTATATTTTACCAAGTTCAGGGTGGTGGAGCTCGTGGTCAGTACTCGCCCGACACCAGGGTTCCTAGGTGTGACTGTAGGTTGACCTTTTCTTACCCCAACACCTTGGTTCTGGCTATAGACGATGAGCGTCGCCAGTTGGTGAATTCCAATCTGGCCCTGATTCAGGACGTGGATGAGTTAGGTGCCATGGTGACTCATCTGCAGAATAGGGTAACAGAGCTGACTGGAAGGGTGTTAGAGGAGAGAGCTAGGGCTGAGGCAGACCGTGAGGAGCTGCAGAGAGCAAGGGATAGCGTGGCTAGGATGAGAGACATGGTTCGTGAGCGAGCTTTTGGGATACTAGCGGATGCTACCATGCTGGTGGATGAGGTGATGGACGAGGCCTCAGAGGTAGCTCCTA GTATGGATCCCCGTGGTAGAGGTCAACGCCGAAGTCGAGGTCGAGGTCGAGGGAGACGGGCTGAACCCCTTCGTGATCAAGGGGGCGATAGAGCGTCGGAAGTGAACCAAAATCGGGGACCCGAGGGCAGGGGCGGAGATCAAATGGCCACCGCTATTAATAGGATAACCGAAGTGCTAGAACGTTTGACAGACCGTCAAGGTCCTGGACCAGTGCATCAACAACCTGGTGGGCAGTTAGATGCTGAAGATAGGGCTTTGGAGAGGTTCCTAAAGTTTGGGCCGCCTAAGTTTCAAGGTGGGCCAGAGCCTGAAATAGCTGAGGGATGGTGGGAGAGAATATCTGATATTTTTGCCACATTGGATTACACTGAGACGCGGAAAGTGACTTTTGCGtcatttcaatttgaaggagcTGCACGGTCTTGGTGGAATCTAATTAAGGATAAGTGGGATAGAGACCGTACCCCTAGTACTTGGGCAAACTTCACCCGTGAGTTTAATgccaaatttcttccacctctagtccaagagaaaagggaggatgaCTTTATTAAGTGCAAACAAGGGGCCATGAGTGTAGCAGAGTATGAAACCAACTTTACTAAATTAGCCCGATATGCCCCTGACCTGATAGCCACTGAGCAGAGACGCATTAGAAGatttgtgcaagagctcaatgtggagattcaagagggaCTAGCCACTGCTCAAATTAACACGTATAGTGATGCCGTAGAGAAAGCTCAGAGGTTTGAGACGGCTAGAGCCCAATCTAGGTCATTCTTTGCTAGGAAAAGGAATGCCCCTAGTGGTAGCAGGGACCCAATTTCTACAAGTGCCCCACCGCCTAAGATGGGTAGAGGAACTGGGGTAGTGAATAACCCTAGTGCATCGAGAGGTGCTTTAGCAAGGGGTGCTGGAGCTAGAGGCCCTGGGGCGAGAGGATCTGGAGTGAGAGGAGGTCAAAGTGGAAGGGGGCCCCCTAGGAGTGCTCCACAAGGTGTACAAGTGTCAACCCCTCAGATAACCTGTGGTTACTGTGGAAAAGCCAATCATACTGCAAATGAGTGCTGGAGAAAGGATGGCAAGTGCCTCAAGTGTGGAAGTGCTGAGCACCAAATTGCCAATTGTCCTAGGATTTCCGAGAATGGGGGAAGCCAAGGAGGTGCCACAAGTTCTAGACAAACTGCTTCTGGAGGGAGTCGGCCAAAGGTCCCGGCCAGGGTTTATGCCCTAGATAGTCAACCTACACCTGACCCTTCGGAGGTAGTCGAAGGTACACTTCCAATCTTTCATCGAttagctaaggttttaattgatcccggtgcgactcattcgtttgttaatcCTGCTTTTATGTGTGGAATTGATGTAAAACCTGTACGATTACCCTATGATTTGGAAGTTAGGACTCCTACGGGTAATAAGAGCATGCTCACTAGTTTAGTGTATAAGGAGTGTGAATTTTGGGTTGGGGAGCGAAAAATGCTAGTTGACTTGGTGAGTTTGGACCTTaaagggtatgatgtgattATAGGAATGGACTTTTTGTCTTCCCACCATGCTAAGCTAGATTGTAGATCTAAAGTGGTGGAATTTTGCATCCCAGGTGAGGCAACTCTCaagttagatataaggggtagatTAGCTTCGTCTGCTTTGATTTCAGGGattcgagctaggaaaatgCTTCACAAGGGAGCTCAGGGTTTCTTAGCTTTCTTAATTAACGCCCCTAATGACCAAGTGAAATTAGAAGATGTGCCAATCGTGCGAGATTTTCCCGATGTCTTCCCGGAAGAATTAACATCTTTGCCACCTGAAAGGgagatagagtttaagattgacTTGGTTCCAGGAGTAGCCCCAATTTCGAAGACTCCTTATAGAATGGCTCCTGCGGAGTTGAAAGAACTAAAGCTCCAGTTGCAGGACCTACTAGAAAGAGGTTTTATTAAGGAAAGTGACTCaccgtggggagctccagttttgttt AGAATCTTTAAGAAATATCTGGACCAAATTGTGGTGGTATTCATAGATGATATTCTAGTATATTCTAAGACCCGAGACGATCACGCCAAGCACTTGGAGATAGTTTTACAAGTGTTGAGGGAACACAAGCTTTACGCTAAgttcagtaagtgtgaattttggctggacgaaatttcttttctgGGTCATAGAATTTCTAAGAATGGAATTGCAGTGGATCCAACTAAAGTGGAGGCAGTTACTTTGTGGAAACAACCAGAGAATCCAACTGAAATTAGAAGTTTCTTGGGATTGGCAGGATATTACCGTCGTTTTATAAAAGATTTCTCAAAAATTGCTGGGCCAATGACGGAGTTAACTAAGAAAAACCATAAGTTCATTTGGAGCCCTAAATGTGAAGCGAGCTTTCAAGAATTGAAGAGGCGATTGACTACGGCTCCAGTGTTAGCCCTACCTGAGGGAGTTGATGGGTATGTAGTATATTCCGATGCTTCTAAAGAAGGGTTAGgctgtgttttaatgcaaaagggAAAAGTTGTGGCCTATgcttctaggaaattgaaaccccatGAGAtgaattatccgacccatgatctAGAGTTAGCCGCTGTTATTTTTGCTTTGaagaagtggagacattacttgTATGGGGTGACATTTGAGGTATTCACCGAccataagagccttaagtacttgttttcACAAAAGGAGTTGAACTTGCGACAGAGGCGTTGGGTAGAATTTCTTGAGGATTATGATTGTTCAATCAATTATCACCCTGGGAAAGCAAATGTGGTTGCAGATGCACTAAGTAGAAGGACTCAAGTAGCGGGTCTAATGGTGAGAGAATGGGATATGTTAGAAGAAGCGAGTGGTTGGAATCCTCGTTTAGAAAAGTTGAAAATCTTATTTGGAAATCTATCCTTAAAATCCCCTTTGTTAGAAAGAATTAAGGAGGCTCAAGGGAAGGATCCGGTAGTACAAGGTTATTTGGAGAAAGTGAGAAAGGGGGAAACCCTAGATTTTAAGCTAGGACCTGAAGGCATTTTGAGATTTAGGGATCGAATAGTAGTACCTAGTGAAGAAAGTTTGAAAAGAGAAATTCTAGAAGAGTcacatcggtccaagtatactaTTCACCCTGGAGTtaacaagatgtatcaagatGTGAAAGGGCTTTATTGGTGGGATGGCTTAAAAAGGGATGTGGCGAAATTTGTACAGACTTGCCTAGTATGTCAGCAGGTTAAGGCAGAACATCAAAAGCCTTCTGGTTTGTTACAACCTTTAGAAatccctgagtggaaatgggagcatattaccatggattttgtgacGGGATTACCTAGAAGTCAAAGGGGACATGATGcggtttgggtgatagtggataggcTTACTAAATCTGCACATTTCTTACCGGTGAATATGAGTTACTCTTTAGAGAAATTAGccaagttgtacacagaagaAATTATGAGATTGCATGGGATTCCTGTAAGTATAGTCTCCGATCGAGACCCTAGATTCGTTTCCCgcttttggcagaaatttcaggaAACGTTGGGAACTAAGTTGAAGTTGAGCACTGCGTATCATCCACAAACagatggacagtcggagaggACCATACAAACCCTAGAGGACATGTTAAGATCCTGTATATTAGATTTCGGAGGGAGTTGGAGCCAGTACATGACGTTGGCagagtttgcttataataacAGTTATCAGGCttcaatccaaatggcaccGTATGAGGCGCTTTATGGTAGAAGGTGTCGATCCCCtattcattgggatgaagtaggagagaagAAAGTTTTAGATCCGACAGCTATCCCATGGATCGAAGAAGCTTATGAGAAAGTTAAACTGGTTAAGGAGAGACTTCAAACTGCTCAAAGTCGGCAAAAGAGTTACGCAGATCACCGAAGAAAAGACTTAGAATTTGAAGTAGGAGATAAAGTCTTTCTAAGAGTAAAACCTATGAAAGGAGGGGTAATAtccaaaaagggaaagaaattaAAGCCGAGGTACATTGGACCCTTTGAAGTTCTTAAACGAGTTGGAAAAGTGGCTTATCAGCTGGATTTACCTTCTAGCATGAGCAGGATTCATAATGTCTTCCACGTATCTATgctcaagaaatatcatcccGACCCAAGTCATGTGATT